The following coding sequences lie in one Phragmites australis chromosome 8, lpPhrAust1.1, whole genome shotgun sequence genomic window:
- the LOC133927273 gene encoding uncharacterized protein LOC133927273, with protein MGAELRRDDMEVADEAISDSEAFWMVEHVLQSVRMDPFLVDLRDKDQYDILLSIVDSTKKRSPDDEALLVTTLKALSEAVSKIDIIYHHALLHNIFTTCIWYFHRDTRDTLLDLITRLAAVADQFLRECLQMLVNNFTPPGPLILFMEQPRWFARKKEIYSQLHESLKMISDTVPLAPRMLKDIIDRSMPKLFDNKAKMVSFVECMLGLDIDRMGDLIGALLLAKVVDLLTELDVNITWEDILQEEHNKGIFDMELEDLDEDEDNLGQEGTKALFGGNACAEKLDGLMVVVCEHLKSCAENGRLPKEFDILKTIFRASVLRVHKSKFAQFIMFYACSLDPEICGLEFALFLTDIFTKKEEDPISRMSAVSYVGSYLSRARFISADTVVGVLKRLVDWCVDYCDLQNNRGTTTKAVNHQIFYATCQAVMYILCFRLRSIMDYPNLKSQLFQMPIGYIFTHPLEPLKVCLPSIVNEFLRQAKAARLFNASLDSAFEDSIESDLSKAFGGLNRLDMFFPFDPYLLKESDRYMRPNFEFWSMVKTTYSNSNSDDDDELGDLDAPEMNVGSLDDHVEIDFNSDDDLEYSMNKMSITPRRSFYHPVTMNSDSGLSMPARIRPSVSPPS; from the exons ATGGGGGCGGAGCTGCGGCGCGACGATATGGAGGTGGCGGATGAGGCCATCAGCGACTCCGAGGCGTTCTGGATGGTGGAGCACGTGCTCCAGTCCGTGCGAATG GATCCATTCCTAGTTGATCTGAGGGACAAGGATCAGTATGATATCCTGCTCAGCATTGTAGACTCTACCAAAAAAAGGAGTCCTGATGATGAAGCTTTGCTTGTT ACCACTTTGAAGGCACTGTCAGAAGCAGTATCCAAGATAGACATCATATACCATCATGCACTATTGCACAAT ATATTTACCACGTGCATCTGGTACTTCCACAGAGACACAAGGGATACACTTTTGGATTTAATCACCCGATTG GCTGCTGTGGCAGACCAGTTCCTTAGAGAATGTTTGCAGATGCTTGTGAATAACTTCACTCCACCTGgaccacttattctgttcatggAGCAGCCAAGATGGTTTGCAAGGAAGAAAGAAATCTATTCTCAGTTGCATGAGAGTTTGAAAATGATTTCTGACACTGTACCATTAGCACCAAGGATGTTAAAGGATATAATAGATAGGAGTATGCCAAAGTTATTTGATAACAAAGCT AAGATGGTATCGTTTGTCGAGTGCATGTTGGGTCTTGATATTGACAGAATGGGGGACCTTATTGGAGCTTTATTGTTGGCGAAAGTTGTGGATCTACTTACGGAATTGGAC GTTAATATAACTTGGGAAGACATTCTTCAAGAGGAACATAACAAAGGTATATTCGACATGGAGCTTGAAGAtttggatgaggatgaggataacCTTGGCCAAGAAGGAACAAAG GCCCTTTTTGGAGGAAATGCCTGTGCCGAAAAACTTGATGGTTTAATGGTTGTTGTGTGCGAGCACCTTAAGTCATGCGCAGAAAATGGTCGCTTACCCAAG GAATTTGACATTCTGAAGACCATCTTTCGAGCATCTGTCCTGAGGGTGCACAAATCCAAATTTGCCCAG TTTATCATGTTTTATGCCTGTTCACTGGATCCTGAAATCTGTGGTCTTGAGTTTGCCCTTTTTCTTACTGACATTTTCACTAAGAAGGAAGAGGATCCAATATCTAG AATGTCTGCAGTTTCATATGTTGGAAGCTATCTGTCCAGGGCAAGGTTCATTTCCGCGGATACAGTTGTTGGTGTACTCAAAAG GTTAGTGGACTGGTGTGTTGACTACTGCGACCTTCAGAATAACAGAGGGACGACGACCAAGGCTGTAAATCATCAAATATTTTATGCTACCTGCCAG GCTGTGATGTATATCCTTTGCTTTCGCTTGAGGTCTATTATGGACTACCCAAATCTTAAATCACAGCTTTTTCAAATGCCGATCGGATATATCTTTACCCACCCACTGGAGCCTCTAAAG GTATGTTTGCCTTCAATAGTAAACGAATTCCTGAGACAGGCTAAGGCTGCAAGGCTGTTCAATGCATCTTTGGATTCAGCATTTGAAGACTCAATTGAATCTGATTTATCAAAGGCTTTTGGGGGACTTAATAGACTTGACATGTTCTTCCCATTTGATCCATATTTGCTGAAAGAATCTGACAG ATATATGCGTCCAAATTTTGAGTTCTGGTCCATGGTCAAGACAACATACAGCAACAGCaacagtgatgatgatgatgagcttgGGGACCTTGATGCACCTGAAATGAATGTGGGCAGCTTGGATGACCATGTTGAGATAGATTTCAACAGTGATGACGACTTGGAATATTCGATGAACAAGATGTCCATAACGCCGCGCCGCTCTTTCTACCATCCAGTGACTATGAACAGTGATTCTGGCCTTAGCATGCCTGCGAGGATCAGACCTTCAGTGAGCCCTCCATCATAG